The DNA window TCCTTCGATATGGGGCAGCCCTGGGTCTCGACGATGACGTCCTCGGGATCGTCGAAGCGGGTGTAATTGACGAGCCCCTCCGCCATTCCGAACACCTGTTGCAAGGTGCATCCGAGCGCGCCCCGTACGCGGCGCGCGACCTCCACGCTCAGCTTGGATCCGCCCACCTGCAGCAAGCGGAGGCTCGAGAGATCATGCCGGGTATTGCGCGCGGCTTCGAGCCAGACCGCGCAGAGGGGCGGCACGACGGCGGTCACGGTGACGCGCTCTTTTTCGATCCAGAGGAATGCCTCGTCCGGGCTCGGGCGCCGGCTGAGCACGACGCGGCCGCCTGCATGGAGCGCGCCCAGGCTACCGGGAGAGCTCAGCGGGAAGTTGTGCGCGACGGGCAACGTGACGAGATAGACGCTCTCCTCGTCGAGCGCGCAGATCTCCGCGCTGGCGCGGACACTGTAGAGGTAATCGTCGTGCGTTCGGGGGATCAGCTTGGGCACACCGGTGCTGCCGCCCGAGAGCTGAAAAAATGCGACGTCCCCGGGCGCGGGCTCGGGGAGCGGGGCAGGCTCGTCGTAGACGCTCTCGAGTGCGGTGAACGGCCCCGGTTCGCCGGCGACGAGGACGTGCTTCACGGTGCTCGCTTCGGCCCGGATCTCCTCGGCGAGCTTGCGGTAATCGAATCCCCCGTCCTTGTCGGCGATGATGTACGCGACGGCCTCGGTGAATTCGCAGAAATACGAGATTTCGGACCGTCGATGTGCGGGCAGGGCGAGCACGGGCAGCGCGCCCAGCCGGAACAAGGCGAAGCAGACCTCGAAGAACTCCACGACGTTCGGGAGCTGCACGACCACGCGATCCCTCGGCCGGATACCCAGCCGCGAGAGACCGGCCGCGAGGTGAGAGGCGCGTGTATCGAGCTCGCGGTAGCTCAGGCGGCGCCGTTCGTCGACGAGCGCGACCCGATCGCCGAATCGCGCCGCGCGCGCGTGGAGCCATTCTCCGAAGGTCTCACCTCGCCAGTGGCCGGCGCGCCGGTAACGATCGGCGAATTCGGGGGGCCACGGCGTGAATCCATCGAGCGCTTGCGGGCCTCGTGATTCATCGGCGCGCATCAGAGGTCCTCCGGCAAGGGATCGAGGCCCAGCGCGTTCAACACGGTGCGCATTTTCGACGATATCTCGGCTCGCTCGCGTTCGGGCACCGAGCCGGCGACGATGCCGGCTCCGGCATACAGGCGAACCGCGTCCCCGCGGATGTCGGCGCAGCGGATGGTCACCGCCCATTCGCCGTCGCCTGTCGCGTCGCAATACCCCACGAGGCCGGTGAAGTACCCTCGATCGAAGGGCTCGATGGCCTCGATCGCCGCGCGCGCGCGTGTCGTCGGATATCCGCACACGGCCGGCGTCGGGTGCAGGGCCATGGCGAGCTCGAGCGACGAGACCGAGAGATCCGCGAGCTCCCCCGTGATCGGGCTCGAGAGGTGCCACATGGCCGGCGTGTGCAAGAGCGACGCCTTCGAGGGGACGTCGAGCCGCCGGCAAAATGGCCGGAGCGCTGCGGCGACGGCGTCGACGACGACCGCGTGCTCGCGCCGGTCCTTCTCGGATGCGAGCAGCGCGTCTGCCCGTCGGCGATCCTCCTCGGGGTCCGGGCTCCGCGGCGCGGAGCCTGCCAGCGGATTGGCGAATACCGTGTTTCCGGATCGGGACACCAAGAGCTCCGGGCTCGCTCCGAGGAGCGTCCGCGCCGGAGGCTCCGATGCGGAGCCCGACGCGCGCTCCTCGGGGAGCTTGACGGCGAACGTATACCCGGTGGTGTTCTGCTTCGACAACCGCTGGAGCAGGAGGGCGAGATTGACCGCCGATGGCAAACGCAGCTCCAGCACCCTGGACAGGACCACCTTCGACAGCTCGTCGTCACGTATCGAGGCGAGGGCTCGTTCGACTCCGCGCAGATAATCGTCACGCTGGGGGACCATTCGTATCTCGTCGGCGGACACCGGCGCCGGGGCGCGAGGCGACATCGACGCCGCGTCCACGGGCCCGGCCATCCGGATGGACCTCGGAACGAGGAGGTGGGCCGGGGATTGCACGTCGAATGGCAACGCGCCGACGGCCATGGGATGGTCGTGCCCGGACCTCTTTAGCGAACCGAGCGCCGCCGCGACGCGTCCCGGGAGCTCACCGCGAGCCGATCCGCCCGGATCCGCGATGATCTCGCGTATGCCCTGCGCCAGGATCGTGCGGGTTGACGACGAAAAGAAGAACGACGATTCGGCGTTGTACTCTCCGAGGAGCGCGGCGCCGCTGCGCGCGGGTGAAAGTGTGGCTTCGGACGGCGAAATCGAGGTCATCGGGCGACTCTCCTTCCAGGCTGGGGCGGGATCATGAGCATCACGGGTCACGGGCTCGTCGCCCGCATTCGCCGCGCGATGCAATACGAGAGCTCCAGCGCCTGGGCCTGGTTCAGTCTTGGATCACAGAGGGTCTCGTAGGCGCGCGAGAGGTCCTCCTCGCGCACGCTGCCGCCGATGCATTCGGTGACGTCGTCCCCCGTGAGCTCGAAATGGACGCCGCCGAGGTAGGTCCCGCAGGCGTCGTGTGCGTCGTACGTCCGCTCGATCTCGCGCAGGATCGACGCGAACTCGCGCGTCTTCACGCCCGAGCTCGTGGTGATGGTGTTCCCGTGCATCGGATCGCAGACCCAGAGCACGCGCCGGCCGGCGCGCTTCACCACCTCCAGCAGGGGCGGCAGGGCATCCCCGACGCGTGTTGCGCCCATCCGCGTGATGAGCACGATGCGCCCGGGGATCTCGCCCGGGTTCAGCGTGTCGAGCAGGCGCAGGACGTCGACCGGCGATACCGTCGGCCCGAGCTTGATGCCGATCGGATTGCTGATGCCCCGGAGAAACTCGACGTGCGCGCCGCCCGACACCCGCGTCCGTTCGCCGAGCCAGGGCATGTGCGTGGTGAGGTCGTAATATGCGTCCCGGTCCGGCGCAGGGCGCGTCTGCGCGGACTCGTAATGGAGGTTGAGCGCTTCGTGGGACGTGAAGAACTCGACGCGCGAGAGCTCGTTCCCTGCCCCGCCGAGCGCGTCCATGCATCGAAGCGCATCGCCGAGCTGCCGCGTCGTCGCCTGGAAGCTCTCGCGCACGGCCGCGGGCAGCCCATCACGCTCGGAGAACGAGAGGCTCCAGCGCTCCGGGCGCTCGAGATCCGAGAGCCCGCCGGCCGAGAACGAACGCACGAAATTGAGCGTCATCGCCGCGTGCTGGTAACAGGCGAGCATCCGCTCCGGGTCCGGGCGTCGCGCCTCGGGCGTGAATTCGGGGCCGTTCACGAGATCGCCGAAATAACTCGGCAGCTCGAGCCCGCCGCGGAGCTCGGTCGGGCGCGAGCGCGGCTTGGCGTATTGCCCGGCGAAGCGCCCCACCCGCACCACGGGCCTGCGGCCCCCGACGAGGAGCACGAGCGACATCTTGAGCAGGATGTCGAGCTTCTTGACGATGGTGCCCGCGCGACAATCGCGCATGGTCTCGGCGCAATCGCCGCCCTGGAGCACGAAGCGCCGGCCGAGCTGCGCCTCCGCGATGAGGGATCGCAATCGCTCCACCTCCCACGAGCTCACGAGCGGCGGCAGCTCCTCGATCCGCGAAACCACGCGCTCGACCGCGGCGGGTTCGTCGTACCGCGTTGCCTGCGGATCGGGCTTGTTTTTCCAGGACGTGGGGCTCCAGTCGCTGGCGCGTGCCGGGGGGCGCGGGCGCGCGAGCGGGCTCTCCCCGGGCGCACGCTCCGCGGCGACCTCGCTGTTCGAGGAGCTGCGCGCCGGCGTGCTCGTGGCGATTTCGTGGATCATGACGGCTTCCGATTCAGGTATGCGCGGCGCGCTGCGGGACGACGTTGCGCCCGAGCACCCACAGGATGCAGACAGCGAGGAGCGAGATGCTCGCCGCGAGAAAACCCATGCGACCGAAGCCGATCAGCGCGCCGTCCGGCGTGGTCGTGATGAAATGGCCGCTCGTCCACGCGGCGAGGCCGGAAGCGCCGTCGCTCGCCGCCATGTTGACCGAGAGATAACGCCCGCGCAGCGCGGGCGGGACCCGGGCCGTGATCAGGGCGATCGTCGGAATGGCCCGTCCTGAATTCAACGTCATGAAAAGGACGAAACATGCGGCCACGACCGCTTTCGGGGAGGCCGAGATGTGCGTGAACAGGAGATACGGGCCCAGGGCGGCGACGAGCAGAGAGCCCAGCACGCGGGGCGGACCGTGACGGTCCGAGAGGTGGCCAATCCAGCGCGCGCTGAAGAGTGTGGCGGCGCCGCCGCATAGATACACCCAGGACAGGTCCGAGAGGCGGAGCCCGAGATTGCCCACCATGAACGTGCTCAGGTACGGGATCAGCAAAAACCCTGCGAAGACCACGCTGAACGTCAGCCCCCAGCCGAGCAAATGCCCGGGCGCCCAGAGGGCCGGGGCGGGAGGGTTCGGGCCCTCCTCGCGCGCTCGGGCGAGGTGATGATCGACGGCGGGCAACATTCGCCAGGCGAGGAGCCACAGGACGAAGGCGAGCGCGCCGATGACCCAGAAGGGCGCGCGAAAGCCCCATCGACTGGCAATCGAGACCCCCAGCGGCACGCCGACGACGGCCGAGATTCCGTAGGCCGACATCACGGTGCCGATGGCGCGGCCGCGGCGCTCGGCGGGCACCCGATCGGCGAGAATGGCCATGACGACGGCGCTCATCAGGCCCGCGCAAGCGCCCGCCATGATCCTCGAGAGGAGCAGCCACGTCGGGCTGGCCGCGAAGCCGCACGAGACCGTGGCGGCCACGAAGCCCGCATAAAGGAGCAAAAATGCGTGCTTGCGATCCCATCGATCCAGCCAGAGCACGCCGAGGAGGCCCATGGCCGCGGAGGCCAGCGTGTACGCCGACACCATCGCCCCGAACCCGGCGGCCGAGAGGCCGAATTGCTGGAGGAGCTCCGGCCCGAGCGGCATCAGGATCATGAAATCGACGAGGTGCGTGAACTGCACGGCCGCCAGCAGCCAAAGGAGATGGCGCTCATGCCTTGTAATGGGGGAATCGGCCACGAAAGGACTCCAGGGGACGCCGGGGGCGAGGCGACGCGCGTGGGTGGTTTGATGTGCCCATGCTCACGTCTTGAGCGTACCCCGCGATCTTGCTGAAAATGATAATGAGAACCATTATCAACTGTCAAGGTGATGGTGCTGGGGGCGACGAGATTTCAGGCGTCGCGGTAGAAAAATTTGATTGGACTAGAAAAATTCGGCCTGTACTGTTGGCTTGTTAACCAAAATTGTGCGCTTAGGCACCAAACGGCGACCTCGTGCCGGCCGACGTTCGGGGGCCAGCCGGTGCGAGGAGGCCAAGTGAGGTCGCCTCAAGTGGGGGCAACTGTGGTTTATTTCACGTTGTGAGCCCAGGGGTGAAGGCCACGAAGGGTGCGCGGACTTGCCACGGCAGGGCCGGTGCCTATGAAATCCGAGCGGAGGAGGGGCATGAACACGAAACCTGCATGGCAGACGCCGAGGATCGTCGAAATCCCGGTGGGATTGGAAATCGGCGCATATACGCCTCCGGAGGTGGATCGGGAGCGGCTTGCCAAACGACCGCCGCCCCGGGGATGAACGGAGATGTCGCTCGAGATCAGAGTCCTGGGCTCCGGGGCCGGCGGCGGAATACCGCAATGGAACTCCGCCGGAGCGGCCTGCACGCGGGCGCGCGAGGGAGATCCTGCTTCACCCCGGAGAACGCAAACGTGCCTTTGCGTGAGCGCGGATCGTGAACGCTGGCTCCTCCTCGACGCCTCGCCGGACTTGCGCGCTCAGATCGAGCAAACTCCCGTTCTTCAGCCGGATCCATCACGCGGGCCCCGCCACACGCCCATTCTCGGCGTCGCGCTGACCGGAGCGGACGTCGATCGCGTCGCAGGACTCCTCTCGCTCCGCGAATCGCAGCCCCTCGCGCTTCACGCGACGGACATCGTCCACGCCGCGCTCGACGAGAACTCCATCTTCGACGTCCTCTCCCCCGCGCAGGTCCCTCGCCGAATGCTGCCGCTCGATCACGAAATCGAGCTCCTCGGGCCGAACGAGGAGCCGAGCGGGCTTCTCGTCGAGGCATTCGTGGTCCCCGGCAAGGCGCCACGATGGCTCGAGGGCCGCGCCGAGAGGAGCGGAGATCCAGGGTATACCGTCGGGCTCCACGTCCGCGCGGCGCGCGGCGGGGCCTCCTTCCACTACATTCCGGGGTGCGCGGCGATCACGGACGCGCTGCGCGACCGCCTGCGAGGAGCCGCGCTCCTCTTCTTCGACGGGACGTTTTTCCGCGACGACGAGATGATCACGGCGGGCGCGGGCGCGAAGACCGGGCGAAGGATGGGCCACGTCAGCATGTCGGGGCCGAGGGGCGCCATGGATGGATGGGCCGACGTCGGCATCCAACGAAAAGTATTCATCCACCTGAACAACACGAATCCGGCCCTGCTCGCCGATTCTCCCGAGCGGCGCGTCGTCGAGAGCCGCGGTTGGGAGGTCGCGTGGGACGGAATGGAGATCATCCTGTGATGGAATCCGTCCCGCTCTCACCCGATGCGCTCGAGGCGAGGCTCCGGGCGATCGGCCGCGATCGTTATCATCACAGGCACCCGTTTCACGTGCTGATGCGCGACGGCGAGCTCGGGCGCGGGCAAATCATGGCCTGGGCGCTGAACCGCTATCATTACCAGGCGGTCGTCCCGCGCAAGGATGCGGCGATCCTGTCGCGCATCGAGGACCCCGCGCTGCGGCGCGCGTGGCGGCAGCGCCTCGTGGACCAGGACGGCGCGGAAGCTCCGGGCGGCCTCGCGCGCTGGCTCGCGCTCACCGATGGGCTCGGGCTCGATCGAGGCGACGTCGTGGCCGGGAGGGGCGTCTTGCCCGCCACGCGCTTCGCCGCGGACGCCTATTTGCATTTCGTCCGCGAGCGCCCGCTCGTCGCCGCCATCGCGTCCTCGCTGACGGAGCTGTTCGCGCCGTCGATCATCGCCGAGCGCGTCGCGGGGATGCTCGCGCATTACCCGTTCATCCGGAGGGAGACGCTCGCCTACTTCGACACGAGGCTCACGGAGGCGCCGCGAGACGCGGACTTCGCGCTCGCCTGGGTGAAACACGAGGCGCGAACGGCGGCGGAGCAGGAGCTCGTCCTCGAGGCCCTTTCATTCAAATGCGACGTGCTCTGGGCCATGCTCGACGCGCTTCACCACGCGTATGTCGCGCCGGGCCACGTCCCGCCGGGCGCGTTCGTCCCCGGAGCGGAGACGTGAAGGCGCGGGCGCTCCTCGACGGCGCGAGCGTGCCCCGCCTCGGGGCGCACATTCGCTTGCGTGAGGATCCCGCGCGCGCCTCGCTGGCATTGCTCGCGCCCGAGCGCGTCCTCTGGTCCGACCCGATCGCCGCCGAAATCCTCCGGCTCTGCGACGGCGAGCGGAGCGTCGAGGTGATCACGACCGCGCTCGCCGAGGTGTTCGAGGGCGAGCGCGAGCGCATTCGCGCGGACGTCATCACGCTGCTCCAGGAGCTCGCAGACAAGGGGCTCGTGGAGACATGAACGACGCGCCGCCCCCGCTCGCGTTGCTCCTCGAGCTCTCGCACAGGTGCCCGCTGCGATGCCCTTATTGCTCGAATCCGGTGAAGCTCGAGCCCGCGCAGGACGAGCTCGACACGGAGATCTGGGCGCGCGTCATCGAGGAGGCCGCGGAGCTCTCGGTGCTCCACGTGCACTTCTCCGGCGGAGAGCCCGCGGTGCGGCCGGATCTCGAGGCGCTCGTCCGCCGCGCCGCCGGCCTCGGCCTTTACACGAACCTCATCACCTCCGGCATGTTGCTCGATCGAGCGCGTGTCGTGGCGCTCGCCGAGGCGGGGCTCGACCACGTGCAGCTCAGCGTGCAGGACGCGCGGCCTGCGCTCGCCGACGCGATCGCCGGGTTCTCCGGGGCCCACGAGCACAAGCAAAACGTCGCCGGATGGGCGCGGGAGCAAGGCATGTCGTTGACGATCAACGCCGTCGTCCACGCTCTCAATGCTGACGGCGTGCGCGAGATCATCGAGCTCTCCCGTACGCTCGGCGCCGGGCGGGTCGAGATCGCGCACGCGATTCACCATGGATTCGGGCTCGTCAATCGCGCGGCCCTCCTGCCAGCGCCCGAAGCGGTGGCGGACGTCCTCTCCGTCGTGGAGGAGGCGCGGGAGAGGCTCGTCGGCGTGCTCGTCATCGATTACGTGCCGCCGGACGCGTACGGGAGGTTGCCCAGGGCATGCATGGGCGGCTGGGGGCGGCGGTTCATGAACATCACGCCGAAGGGCCTGGCGCTCCCGTGCCACGCGGCCGAGACGATCCCCGGGTTATGCTTCGATTCGGTGCGAGAGCGGAGCTTGCGGGCGATATGGGAGCGCTCCCCGGCATTCCAGCGCTTCCGAGGCACGGCGTGGATGCGCGAGCCCTGCCGGAGCTGCGAGCGGCGCGAGGTCGATTTCGGCGGATGCCGCTGCCAGGCGCTCGCGCTGACCGGCGACGCGTCGAACGCCGACCCGGTATGCGAGCGATCGGAGCACCACGCCGATCTCGCGAAATTCGTCGAGGCGTCGTCGGGACGTCGGCGTTTGCCGCTCGTCCCCCGCAGGAAGGGCCCCGCCAGATCAGCGAGGTGATTGCCTCGACGGCGCTCCGGCAGGGGTCAGGCGCAAGAGGTCCCCTTTCTCGGCATCGACGATGACGAGGAGGGCGCCGTCGGGCGTCTGGATCACGTCGCGAATGCGCCTCTTCATGTCGATCCGCTCTTCGAGCGCCACGCGCTCGCCATGCAGAACCAGCCGGATGAGAGCCTGCGACGAGAGCCCGCCGACGAGCAGGTCACCACGCCATTGCGGGAAAAGCGCTCCGGTGTAGAAGACCGCGCCCGAAGGGGAAATCACCGGCGTGAAGCTTCGAATGGGGGCCCGATACGCCTCGCTCGTCCCATGGCCCGGGATGAGGGTGTGAGCGGAAGAGATGGAGGGACGCGTGTAATGATCGCCGTTGCTCACGAGCGGCCACCCATAGTTGCGCCCCGGCTCGACGAGGTTGAGCTCGTCCCCACCGAGAGGGCCCATCTCGAGCGCCCACAACCGACCCGAGGACGGATCGATGGCGGCCGAGAGGACGTTGCGATGGCCGTAGCTCCAGACGTCGCCACGCGCGCCGTCTTTTCCGACGAAGGGATTGTCCTCCGGGATCGACCCATCGGGACGGATCCGCACCACTTTGCCGAGGTTCGATCCGAGATCCTGGGCCGGCGCGAATTGCATTCGATCGCCGGAGGTGATGAAGAGGCTGCCGTCCCGCGCGAAGAGGAGGCGGTGGCCGAAGTGGCCTCGCCCCACGGTCTTCGGCACCTGGCGCCAGATGACCTCGACGTCCCGCAGCTCGTCGCCCACGAGCCTGCCGCGCGCGACGGCGCCGCCTCGCAAGACGTCGTCGGTCAGGTCGAGCTCGCCGAATCGGAAGTCATCGATCGCCCCGATGCTCGGCGGCTGCTGCTCTGCGGCCTCCACGTACGAGAGGTAGACGAGCCGGTTGCGCGCGAAATCCGGGTCGATCGCGACGTCGAGCAGGCCTCCCTGCTCCGAGGAAGTGCCGCGATACACCACCTCCGGCACGCCACGAACCGGCTCCGACAGCGCGCCGTTCGCCCAGATGCGCAGGCGCCCCGGCTTCTCCGTGAGGAGCAGCCTGCCATCCGGCAGAAGCTCCATTCCCCAAGGAAACTCCAGCGTCGCGAGCCGCTCGACGTGGAGCGCGCCCGAATTCGAGGAAACCACCTCCGGCGCGGCAATGGCTTGCGTCTGCCCGAATGCGTGGGGCACGAGCGCGAAGACCGTGCCCGCCGTCGCCGTCACCCGAGTTATCCATGATGATCGCATACGCCTCTCCTTCCCGCGGTGACGAGCCAGGTGCTGCTCTGCTTCTCCTCGTGCTGCTTCCCAATGTCGGACCTCGACCTCCGCGCCGAAACCAGGGAACGGCCGTACCGCGCGGTGCGGTCCGCGCCAGAGGACGTACAGGCAGCACTCGAATGGACGGATCGGTCACGATGGCCCGGATGTTACGACCGTCCAGGGGATACATGCCCCGTCGCCGCCACGATCCGTCCGATGATAAAACCGATGGAAGCGACGTTCTCCTTGACGCGCCTCCTTTTCCGTATCATCTGATTTTGATGGAACGGTCACTTCCGTCACCGGCGTCGCGGAGCGGGGCTTTGGGCACATTTCCAGCGCCGGAGCACGCGCTCGAGCCGCGGCTCCGGGGGATGAAGCCCTCAGCGACGCTCGCCATTCAGGAGCGATGCAGCAAGCTCGCAGCCGAAGGGCGCGCTGTGTACAAGCTCGGCCTCGGGCAATCACCTTTTCCCGTGCCTACCTGCGTCGTCGAGGCGCTGCGCGCGCACGCGGCCGAGAAGGACTATCTCCCCGTGCGAGGGCTCCCGCAGCTCCGCGCCGCCGTGGCGCAGTATCACCGATACCGGCACGGGATACGCTCGACGGCGGAGGATGTCCTGGTGGGGCCCGGCTCGAAGGAGCTGATGTTCCTGCTCCAGGTCGTGTTTCGGGGCGAGCTCGTGTTGCCTTCCCCGTCCTGGGTGTCGTACGAGCCGCAGGCGCGGATCCTCGGGCAGCGGGTGCGGCGCATTCCGACGGATCCTTCACGCGAGTTCCGCATCACTCCCGAGCAGATCGACGAGCTCTGCCAGAGGGAGCCCGGCTTGCCCCGTATCCTCATCCTCAACTACCCGAGCAACCCCACGGGATGCAGCTACGACGCGCGCGAGCTCGAGGCGCTCGCGGCCGTGCTCCGGCGACATGGCGTCGTCGTGCTCTCCGACGAGATTTATGGCGAGCTCGAATTCGATGGGAGGCACACGTCGATCGCGCGGTTCTACGAGGAAGGGACCATCGTCGCCAGCGGCCTGTCGAAATGGTGCGGGGCCGGCGGATGGCGCCTCGGGACGTTCACGTTCCCGGCGCAGCTCGGCTGGCTGCTCGACGCGATGGCCGTCGTGGCGAGCGAGACCTACTCCGCGACGAGCGCCCCCATTCAATATGCGGCCGTCCGCGCCTTCCAGGGGGGAGACGAAATCGAGACGTACCTCCGGCGCTCGCGTCGGATCCTCGCTGCGGTGTGTGGCGCGTTCCGCGACGCGCTCGTGGCCGAGGGGGTCCTTTGCCGACCGGCGACGGGCGGATTCTACCTGTTCCCGAGCCTCGATCCCCTCGCCGAGCGCCTCGCGCGACGGGGGATCTCCACGTCCCCCGAGCTCTGCGCGCGTATCCTCGACGAGGCCTCCGTGGCCACGTTGCCCGGCTCTGACTTCGGCGTCCCCGAGGACCGGCTCTTCCTGCGCGTCGCCCTGGTCAATTTCGACGGCGCGCGGGCGCTCTCGGCCCTCGCGGACGACCGCCCCGTCGACGCCGACTTCCTACGCGACCATTGCGCGCCGACCATGCGGGCGATGGACGCGATCGTGGACTGGATCCGGCGTGCCGTGTGACGCGTTGCGAGGGACGAAGATGATCGTACGCGTCGCATGCGTCCAGACCACCGTCGTTTTCGGCGACCCTTCGGCGAACGCGTCGTGCGCCGTGACGCACCTCCAGGCGCTCGCCGCGCGCGGCGTCCACCTCGCCGTGTTCCCCGAGGCATTCTTGACCGGGTATGCCGTCGAGGATCAAGCAGGCGCGCGGCGTATCGCGATCGACGTCCGCGGCGAGCGGCCCGACTCGGTCGACGCCGCGCACCCCTGCGTGAGCACGATACAGGCGGCCTGTCGCGAGCTCGGCATACACGCCGTCGTCGGCTTCGCGGGGACGGACGGGACGGAGCTCTACAACGGCGCGATCCTCTTCGAGCCCGGCGGGCGCATGCGGCGTTACGTCAAGACGCATCTCCCCGAGCTCGGCTTCGACAAATACGTGACGCGGGGCTCGACGCTCTCGGTCTTCGACACGGCGCTCGGGAAGATTGGTATCCTCATCTGCTACGACGTTCGTTTCCCCGAGGCTGCGCGCGTGCTCGCGCTCGAGGGCGCCGAGCTCATCGTTTTGCCCACGAACTGGCCGGTGGGCGCGGAGATCTCGCCCGATTACCTGGCTCCTGCGCGCGCCGCGGAGAACAGGCTCTTCGTGGCGACGTGTAATCGTGTCGGCGTCGAGAATGGCTTCCGGTTCATCGGTCGCTCCGCGATCCACGACATCACGGGCCGTGCGCTCGTGACCGCCGGCGACGAGGAGACGAACCTCATCGCCGATCTCGACCTCTCTCGTGCTCGTGAAAAGCGCATCGTCGTCGACCCCGGCAAGTACGAGACCGACTCGTTCGCGACGCGTTATCCGGAGATCTACGGGCGGGTCACGTCCGGTTGACCACTTCGCGCCCTTCGTCCGCGGCCTTTTCGGGCGCGGGCGCCGGGGTGGGATCGAACTTCCACGCATCCAGGTCGATGTCCAGGTCGGCGAACTTCGCCGGCTCGAACACCGGGTGTTCCTTCCCTTGCTTGAGCTGGTCCTTGTAGTCTTTCAAGACCCGCATGCCGATCGGGAACAACATGGTCATGGCCAGCAGGTTGATCAGGGCCAGGATCCCCATCACGGGATCCGAGAAGAAGAACACTTCCGTGGCCTTGGGCGCCGAAGACCCGACGAAGATCACCCCGATGATGAGGATGCGCAGGGCATGGCGAGGCTCAGTGCGCTCCGTGAAGACCGTGAGGGCATTTTCGCCCAGGTAGTAGTTGTAGATGATGGAGCTGAAGGCGAAGAGCAGGGTGGCGCCCGTCAGGAAGTACTGGCTCCATGCGCCCACGTGTGAACTCAGGGATTGCTGGGTCAAAGCCACGCCGTCGACGCCTTCCACCCCCGGCACGTAGACGTTGCCCAGGAGGATCACGAAGGCCGTGCAGGAGCAAATGACGACGGTGTCGATGAAGACGGAGAGCGACTGCACGATTCCCTGGCTGACCGGGTGGCGCGCATAAGCGACCGCGGCCACGTTCGGAGCGCTGCCCAGGCCCGCTTCATTCGAGAACAACCCGCGACGAACGCCGTTGGCGATGGCTGCGCCGACGCCGCCGCTGACGACCGCCTCGAACCCGAAGGCGTTCTTGACGATCGTGACCATCATGGCCGGGACGTGCGTGATGTTGAGCGCGATGACGACCAGCGCCATACCGATGTAGCCGGCGGCCATGATGGGGACCACGACGTCGGCGGCCTGCGCAATGCGCTTGATGCCGCCATAAACGACAAAGCCGGTCAGGATCGCGAGG is part of the Polyangium spumosum genome and encodes:
- a CDS encoding (2,3-dihydroxybenzoyl)adenylate synthase, which translates into the protein MRADESRGPQALDGFTPWPPEFADRYRRAGHWRGETFGEWLHARAARFGDRVALVDERRRLSYRELDTRASHLAAGLSRLGIRPRDRVVVQLPNVVEFFEVCFALFRLGALPVLALPAHRRSEISYFCEFTEAVAYIIADKDGGFDYRKLAEEIRAEASTVKHVLVAGEPGPFTALESVYDEPAPLPEPAPGDVAFFQLSGGSTGVPKLIPRTHDDYLYSVRASAEICALDEESVYLVTLPVAHNFPLSSPGSLGALHAGGRVVLSRRPSPDEAFLWIEKERVTVTAVVPPLCAVWLEAARNTRHDLSSLRLLQVGGSKLSVEVARRVRGALGCTLQQVFGMAEGLVNYTRFDDPEDVIVETQGCPISKDDEIRIVDDDDRDVDVGQVGHLLTRGPYTIRGYYKADTHNERAFTRDGFYRTGDLVRRAPSGALVVEGRAKDQINRGGEKIAAEEIENHLLAHPAVRDVALVSMPDVFLGERSCAFVVPRERTPVPRELTAFLRGRGLAPYKIPDRIELLDELPKTSVGKVDKKALRHWIADKIAQKGQ
- the dhbC gene encoding isochorismate synthase DhbC, which encodes MTSISPSEATLSPARSGAALLGEYNAESSFFFSSSTRTILAQGIREIIADPGGSARGELPGRVAAALGSLKRSGHDHPMAVGALPFDVQSPAHLLVPRSIRMAGPVDAASMSPRAPAPVSADEIRMVPQRDDYLRGVERALASIRDDELSKVVLSRVLELRLPSAVNLALLLQRLSKQNTTGYTFAVKLPEERASGSASEPPARTLLGASPELLVSRSGNTVFANPLAGSAPRSPDPEEDRRRADALLASEKDRREHAVVVDAVAAALRPFCRRLDVPSKASLLHTPAMWHLSSPITGELADLSVSSLELAMALHPTPAVCGYPTTRARAAIEAIEPFDRGYFTGLVGYCDATGDGEWAVTIRCADIRGDAVRLYAGAGIVAGSVPERERAEISSKMRTVLNALGLDPLPEDL
- a CDS encoding 3-deoxy-7-phosphoheptulonate synthase class II; protein product: MIHEIATSTPARSSSNSEVAAERAPGESPLARPRPPARASDWSPTSWKNKPDPQATRYDEPAAVERVVSRIEELPPLVSSWEVERLRSLIAEAQLGRRFVLQGGDCAETMRDCRAGTIVKKLDILLKMSLVLLVGGRRPVVRVGRFAGQYAKPRSRPTELRGGLELPSYFGDLVNGPEFTPEARRPDPERMLACYQHAAMTLNFVRSFSAGGLSDLERPERWSLSFSERDGLPAAVRESFQATTRQLGDALRCMDALGGAGNELSRVEFFTSHEALNLHYESAQTRPAPDRDAYYDLTTHMPWLGERTRVSGGAHVEFLRGISNPIGIKLGPTVSPVDVLRLLDTLNPGEIPGRIVLITRMGATRVGDALPPLLEVVKRAGRRVLWVCDPMHGNTITTSSGVKTREFASILREIERTYDAHDACGTYLGGVHFELTGDDVTECIGGSVREEDLSRAYETLCDPRLNQAQALELSYCIARRMRATSP
- the mxcK gene encoding myxochelin export MFS transporter MxcK — translated: MADSPITRHERHLLWLLAAVQFTHLVDFMILMPLGPELLQQFGLSAAGFGAMVSAYTLASAAMGLLGVLWLDRWDRKHAFLLLYAGFVAATVSCGFAASPTWLLLSRIMAGACAGLMSAVVMAILADRVPAERRGRAIGTVMSAYGISAVVGVPLGVSIASRWGFRAPFWVIGALAFVLWLLAWRMLPAVDHHLARAREEGPNPPAPALWAPGHLLGWGLTFSVVFAGFLLIPYLSTFMVGNLGLRLSDLSWVYLCGGAATLFSARWIGHLSDRHGPPRVLGSLLVAALGPYLLFTHISASPKAVVAACFVLFMTLNSGRAIPTIALITARVPPALRGRYLSVNMAASDGASGLAAWTSGHFITTTPDGALIGFGRMGFLAASISLLAVCILWVLGRNVVPQRAAHT
- the pqqA gene encoding pyrroloquinoline quinone precursor peptide PqqA encodes the protein MNTKPAWQTPRIVEIPVGLEIGAYTPPEVDRERLAKRPPPRG
- the pqqB gene encoding pyrroloquinoline quinone biosynthesis protein PqqB, whose amino-acid sequence is MSLEIRVLGSGAGGGIPQWNSAGAACTRAREGDPASPRRTQTCLCVSADRERWLLLDASPDLRAQIEQTPVLQPDPSRGPRHTPILGVALTGADVDRVAGLLSLRESQPLALHATDIVHAALDENSIFDVLSPAQVPRRMLPLDHEIELLGPNEEPSGLLVEAFVVPGKAPRWLEGRAERSGDPGYTVGLHVRAARGGASFHYIPGCAAITDALRDRLRGAALLFFDGTFFRDDEMITAGAGAKTGRRMGHVSMSGPRGAMDGWADVGIQRKVFIHLNNTNPALLADSPERRVVESRGWEVAWDGMEIIL